A single region of the Pontibacter kalidii genome encodes:
- a CDS encoding BACON domain-containing protein, which translates to MDKMLYFNYITRFLLGALLLLNLSGCKEDEDAVEPKLFLENETFSVANTSSKHTIVFLTNQPWQVASDADWIVFDETSGEKGKISLAFTVLENDDDERTAKITVSANGVTQQEIQVVQEAGNRDDIYVKVGASGEGYSWEEATSLENALAIAVSGNTIHIAEGIYTPTVTVTGGDATDAGDVTFEIGKYVRLKGGYPADAAEGSEANHQQHATILSGGGVAYHVVTVSAPKTEGQKVVLEGLRITDGKAGTATSSATINGTNFRRDYGGGVTIGNAVVDILNTEIVENKSDKNVAGLYAFDGSVVTIRNSKINNNASSGNAGGVWISESEAHIYDSEVSGNSGGTAAGVHGYPDATVNMYNSVIADNQGRSYGAAFYIRANSKGLLVNCLIINNSSTSKNGGGGVMMYDNNEASIVNTTITGNTIAGPGGGVYRRAGVNKVSIYNSIISGNVQANDGPDVDVYETDAPAPVIQSSVLGSVAYNAGGEAIEGASFNAGTMLNTEYLPVGENNPALEHGMTTEDLVRVGNSLKPAVEASLISADLLKNSRSGLRTMGALVAGQ; encoded by the coding sequence ATGGACAAAATGTTATACTTCAATTATATCACACGGTTCCTGCTGGGAGCCCTTCTACTTCTGAACCTATCCGGCTGTAAAGAGGATGAGGATGCGGTTGAGCCGAAGCTGTTTCTGGAGAACGAAACGTTCTCTGTGGCTAACACCAGCAGCAAACACACCATCGTGTTTTTAACCAACCAGCCCTGGCAGGTCGCCTCGGACGCAGACTGGATCGTTTTTGACGAAACAAGCGGGGAAAAAGGAAAGATTAGTCTTGCATTCACCGTGCTGGAAAACGACGACGACGAAAGAACTGCCAAAATCACAGTCTCTGCAAACGGGGTGACGCAGCAAGAAATTCAGGTGGTGCAGGAAGCCGGAAACAGGGACGACATTTACGTGAAGGTGGGTGCATCCGGAGAGGGATACTCCTGGGAGGAGGCCACCAGCCTGGAGAACGCTCTGGCCATAGCGGTTAGCGGGAATACGATTCACATTGCCGAGGGCATCTACACGCCTACTGTAACCGTTACGGGTGGCGATGCCACAGATGCCGGGGACGTAACTTTTGAAATAGGCAAGTATGTGCGGCTGAAAGGAGGCTACCCGGCCGATGCTGCCGAAGGCAGTGAGGCAAATCATCAACAGCATGCCACCATCCTTTCCGGTGGAGGAGTGGCCTACCACGTGGTGACCGTATCGGCACCTAAGACAGAAGGCCAGAAAGTGGTACTCGAAGGCCTGCGCATCACTGATGGCAAGGCCGGTACGGCAACCTCTTCTGCTACCATCAACGGGACGAACTTCCGGAGAGACTATGGCGGCGGCGTAACCATTGGCAACGCCGTGGTGGACATACTCAACACCGAGATTGTGGAAAACAAATCGGATAAGAACGTGGCGGGTCTTTACGCCTTCGACGGCTCGGTGGTGACCATCCGCAACAGTAAGATAAACAACAACGCCTCCTCTGGAAATGCCGGGGGGGTATGGATCAGCGAGTCCGAGGCCCATATCTATGATTCTGAGGTAAGTGGCAACTCGGGAGGGACAGCAGCCGGTGTGCACGGTTACCCGGATGCTACGGTTAACATGTATAACTCGGTGATCGCAGATAACCAGGGCCGGTCTTATGGTGCCGCCTTTTACATCAGGGCCAATTCAAAAGGACTGTTAGTGAACTGCCTCATCATCAATAACAGTAGTACCTCCAAAAACGGCGGTGGCGGCGTGATGATGTATGATAACAACGAAGCGAGCATTGTCAATACCACTATCACCGGAAATACCATCGCAGGCCCGGGCGGTGGGGTTTACCGAAGAGCCGGAGTCAACAAGGTGAGCATCTACAACTCCATTATCTCAGGCAACGTGCAGGCAAACGACGGACCTGATGTGGATGTGTATGAAACCGATGCTCCGGCACCCGTTATTCAGTCGTCGGTGTTAGGAAGCGTAGCCTATAATGCAGGAGGGGAAGCAATAGAAGGCGCCAGCTTTAATGCGGGCACGATGTTAAATACAGAATACCTTCCTGTTGGAGAAAACAATCCTGCGCTAGAGCATGGGATGACAACGGAGGACCTGGTAAGGGTTGGCAACAGCCTTAAACCTGCAGTAGAGGCCAGCCTGATCTCGGCTGACCTGCTGAAAAACAGCCGCTCCGGATTGCGCACCATGGGAGCCCTGGTGGCTGGCCAGTAA
- a CDS encoding sugar phosphate isomerase/epimerase family protein, translating into MLTILLTCLLSFSACDSGKDSPEPEEPETETPVVPLEVGYGLGIGNFTPEKLQYAKSVGITYVEASGMATFLDGNRKFRLSDEEIIKKLTDAKKAADAAGIKVWSVHMPYGQNIDLSIINEEDRQDVVEKHKKLIGFLKILEPEVILFHPSYYLGLNERDMRKSQLIKSAIALDEAVRGIKATMVLENMLGPELTASNGRERPLMRTVEETQEIFARLPKTIYSAIDMNHIKNPENLIKAMGSRLKTVHIADGTGAAENHFFPCSGEGKNDWNAILAALDQVGYTGPFMYESAFEDEKDLLTCYQTLYSNYSNSK; encoded by the coding sequence ATGTTAACGATACTACTTACCTGCCTGCTGAGCTTCAGCGCGTGCGATTCGGGAAAGGATTCGCCTGAGCCGGAAGAACCCGAGACGGAAACACCTGTGGTTCCCTTGGAAGTCGGCTATGGTCTGGGCATCGGCAACTTCACGCCTGAGAAGCTTCAGTATGCCAAATCGGTGGGAATAACCTATGTGGAGGCCTCGGGGATGGCTACTTTCCTGGATGGCAACCGGAAGTTCAGGCTTTCAGATGAGGAAATCATTAAAAAGCTGACTGACGCCAAGAAAGCGGCCGATGCGGCCGGTATTAAGGTATGGTCGGTGCATATGCCGTATGGCCAGAACATCGACCTTTCGATCATCAATGAGGAGGACCGGCAGGATGTGGTGGAAAAGCACAAGAAACTGATCGGCTTCCTGAAGATTCTTGAGCCGGAGGTCATCCTCTTCCATCCAAGCTATTACCTGGGGCTTAACGAGCGGGACATGCGCAAAAGCCAGTTGATTAAGTCTGCCATAGCGCTCGATGAAGCGGTACGGGGCATCAAGGCCACCATGGTGCTAGAGAACATGCTTGGCCCCGAGCTGACGGCCAGCAACGGCAGGGAGCGGCCGCTGATGCGCACAGTGGAGGAGACCCAGGAGATCTTCGCCCGGCTGCCCAAAACCATCTACTCGGCCATCGACATGAACCACATCAAGAACCCGGAGAACCTGATCAAGGCTATGGGGAGCCGCCTGAAAACGGTGCACATCGCCGATGGCACAGGGGCGGCGGAGAACCACTTTTTCCCTTGCTCGGGTGAGGGGAAAAACGACTGGAACGCCATTCTGGCAGCATTGGACCAGGTTGGCTATACCGGCCCCTTTATGTATGAGAGTGCTTTCGAAGATGAAAAAGACCTCTTAACCTGCTACCAGACGCTTTACAGCAACTATAGCAATAGCAAGTAG
- a CDS encoding RagB/SusD family nutrient uptake outer membrane protein translates to MNRIYITSVFALIAILFSGCEKEFLDRPPKDVVDAEFFFKTATDLEVATNDFYSMLPTTAVYSDDASSDNILPLIASERVRGGRIVPTNRGSGGWSWGKLRDINFFLQNYHQVPDEAAKRKYGGIARFFRAYFYFEKVQRFGDVPWYSKVLEAGDPDLYKARDSRKVVIDSVMADINFAIENIPAEVKLNRITKYTALLLKARIALYEGTFRKYHGLGDYEELLQEAAAASQELINSGAYRLFTTGGVNSAYRELFARNNQDATETILARDFDSELGQHNLGYLMTAPTQGAWGITKDVINSYLMKDGSRFTDIPGYETKGFYEEMQNRDPRLTQTTAGPDFTVYGESTREPVNLNGTTTGYRVIKALPSRDQWSAAYFDIIIFRYAEALLILAEAKAELGTLTQQDLDISINKLRDRVGMPHLDLAQANANPDPYLAEMYPNVDQGANKGVILEIRRERRIELFNEGHRWDDLMRWKEGKKIEQPMLGIYFSGLGAHDFNNDGKTDVFLHDGNAAGAPKEASTIINVQQRPLTNGTSGYLNPFQLGGYFDESRDYYYPLPIEDLRLNEKLVQNPNWE, encoded by the coding sequence ATGAATAGAATATACATAACTTCCGTTTTCGCGCTAATTGCCATCCTGTTCTCGGGTTGTGAGAAAGAGTTCCTGGACCGGCCACCTAAGGATGTGGTAGATGCGGAGTTCTTCTTTAAAACGGCCACCGACCTGGAAGTGGCAACCAATGATTTTTATTCCATGCTGCCAACCACCGCGGTGTATAGCGATGATGCCTCCTCGGATAACATCCTGCCGCTGATTGCATCCGAGAGGGTAAGGGGCGGCCGCATTGTGCCGACTAACCGGGGCAGTGGGGGATGGTCCTGGGGAAAACTCCGGGACATAAACTTCTTTCTGCAAAATTACCACCAGGTGCCCGACGAGGCGGCGAAGCGCAAGTATGGCGGCATCGCCCGCTTCTTCAGAGCCTACTTCTACTTCGAAAAGGTGCAGCGCTTTGGCGATGTGCCTTGGTACAGCAAAGTACTGGAGGCTGGCGACCCTGATTTGTACAAGGCGCGCGATTCCAGGAAAGTGGTGATCGATTCTGTGATGGCTGACATCAACTTTGCCATCGAAAACATCCCGGCGGAGGTGAAGCTCAACCGCATCACCAAGTATACGGCGCTGCTGCTGAAGGCCAGAATTGCCTTGTATGAAGGTACATTCCGGAAGTACCATGGGCTGGGCGATTACGAAGAACTGCTGCAGGAAGCTGCCGCTGCCTCCCAGGAACTGATCAATTCCGGGGCCTATCGCTTATTTACCACCGGAGGGGTAAACAGCGCTTACCGCGAGTTGTTCGCCAGAAACAACCAGGACGCGACCGAGACCATACTTGCCAGAGACTTTGACTCAGAACTGGGCCAGCACAACCTGGGCTATCTGATGACGGCGCCAACCCAGGGAGCCTGGGGCATTACCAAGGACGTGATCAACAGCTACCTGATGAAGGACGGCAGCAGGTTCACTGACATCCCGGGTTATGAGACGAAGGGATTCTATGAGGAGATGCAAAACCGCGATCCCCGCCTGACCCAAACTACGGCCGGGCCCGACTTCACCGTATACGGCGAGAGCACCCGCGAGCCTGTAAACCTAAACGGTACCACCACAGGCTACCGGGTAATCAAGGCCCTTCCGTCCAGAGACCAGTGGAGCGCCGCTTACTTCGACATCATTATTTTCCGTTATGCCGAAGCCTTGCTGATACTGGCAGAAGCCAAAGCCGAGTTAGGAACCCTTACGCAGCAGGACCTGGATATCAGCATCAATAAGCTCCGAGACAGGGTCGGCATGCCGCACCTTGACCTGGCGCAGGCCAATGCCAACCCGGATCCTTACCTGGCCGAAATGTACCCGAACGTGGATCAGGGAGCCAACAAAGGCGTTATTCTGGAGATCAGACGCGAGCGCAGAATTGAGCTCTTCAACGAGGGCCACCGATGGGATGACCTCATGCGCTGGAAAGAGGGCAAAAAGATCGAGCAGCCGATGCTGGGTATCTACTTCTCAGGCCTTGGCGCCCACGACTTCAACAACGACGGCAAGACGGACGTGTTCCTGCACGATGGTAACGCGGCTGGCGCACCTAAAGAGGCCTCCACCATCATCAACGTTCAGCAAAGGCCATTAACCAACGGCACCTCCGGCTACCTGAATCCCTTCCAGCTGGGCGGTTATTTCGACGAAAGCCGGGATTATTACTACCCGCTCCCGATCGAGGACCTGAGGCTGAACGAGAAGCTGGTGCAGAACCCTAACTGGGAATAA
- a CDS encoding TonB-dependent receptor, with protein MMKQILLFKSSRGLGELLPNPFLVLRFVALALFMTILQVPAYAYSQGISITEQNAPLKKVFKDISKQSGYLFLYNDEQLQQAHPVTLNLQDATLERALAECFENQPLTYSLVENTIVVKPVEEKWPQQNALTVKGKVTDKDGVALPGVTVVLKGTNRGAPTDSEGNYSITVPDGNGTLVFSYIGFQAQEVPINNRVDINVTLGEDAKALEEVVIVGYGTQKKANLTGAVDQINAADIALRPANDITSSLQGLMPGLNIQVNDGDPTATPDINIRGFNSINGGGPLVLIDGIEGDITRVNPQDVESVTVLKDAASAAIYGARGAFGVILITTKTGKAGEMVVNYSNNFAWTTPTTRTDFISDPYKYGKTVDAALFGYNGTTYTGYNDLDWETIRMVANGEIEPFHELQANGTYKFFYNTNWYDYLFKKYQYSNMHNISVSGGTEKLRGYLSGRVYDRETINNIAEGGMDRYNLKANVTFKPNKWLELSNNILFNQEKDEEFGGFRNGYGGIWSTTTWYQLYPFAPNMIDGVPTDVFGQGGPAAMEYGQNWERKNIEELTNTFRAKVNPLKNLEFNFNYSNRFNNQASSTRLNEFEYLTSTRLDRQTAGVNRLGEWRWKDNYNALNTYGTYSLSVANDHNFKLMAGFNQEEFERDRVFAQQGGLLIRDLANLALGTEIMAADGASERWAVRGYFGRFNYDYDGKYLLEVNARYDGSSRFPTESRWGWFPSVSAGWQVNRESFWEPLENAVSFFKLRASYGSLGNQNISTNTFQQTMSIGKSNWLDNGQPIIYASAPNPLPKVVSWETTSTINFGADLGFLRNRLMASIDVYEKKTEDMYLPGTPLPGVFGAAEPRENLASLRNRGFDLSLSYNNSFEVGGSPLRVSATGSVSNFKGVITKFDNPNGLMSTYWEGQELGQIWGYHVAGQFQSDEEAQAYQNSFVNPSNSLGNVYNYILNVVQNNDWNKLRAGDIKYVDVDGDGRIDRGNYTLEDHGDLQPIGNAMPKFPFGFNVSASWKGFDLSVAGAGVAKQNWYPTGDIYWGTYQRPYLSFLREDLVDNAWTPEKPGKYPQIERGYASLNGGRSLYEMNDYYLENIGYLRVKNMTFGYTLPEALTSKVSVKKLRVYFSGENLLTWRFGDLTRYVDPEQAGSAINYSNPGSAVGRADLRSYPMGKTYSMGINVTL; from the coding sequence ATGATGAAACAAATTCTACTATTCAAGAGCAGTAGGGGGCTCGGTGAATTGCTGCCCAATCCATTTCTGGTCCTGCGGTTCGTGGCCTTGGCGCTGTTCATGACGATCCTGCAGGTGCCAGCCTATGCCTACTCCCAGGGTATCTCTATTACGGAGCAGAATGCCCCCCTGAAGAAGGTGTTCAAGGACATCAGTAAGCAGAGTGGCTACCTTTTCCTGTATAACGACGAGCAGTTGCAGCAAGCCCATCCGGTTACACTTAACCTACAGGATGCGACGCTGGAGCGGGCACTGGCAGAATGCTTTGAAAACCAGCCTTTAACCTATAGTTTGGTTGAGAACACCATCGTGGTTAAGCCTGTGGAGGAGAAGTGGCCGCAGCAGAATGCTCTTACGGTGAAAGGAAAGGTAACAGACAAGGATGGTGTTGCGCTGCCTGGCGTTACGGTAGTGCTGAAGGGGACAAACAGAGGAGCACCCACCGATAGCGAAGGAAATTACTCTATCACGGTGCCTGATGGCAACGGCACCCTTGTGTTCTCCTACATTGGTTTTCAGGCCCAGGAAGTTCCCATCAACAACCGTGTCGACATCAATGTAACACTGGGTGAAGATGCTAAGGCGCTGGAGGAAGTGGTGATCGTGGGCTATGGTACGCAGAAGAAAGCCAACCTGACCGGTGCCGTGGATCAGATAAACGCAGCGGACATTGCCCTGCGCCCGGCCAACGACATTACCAGTTCCCTGCAGGGGCTGATGCCCGGCCTGAACATCCAGGTAAATGACGGCGACCCCACGGCAACCCCTGATATCAACATAAGAGGCTTCAACTCCATTAACGGAGGCGGGCCACTCGTGCTCATTGATGGCATTGAGGGGGATATCACCCGGGTGAACCCGCAGGATGTGGAAAGCGTGACAGTGCTGAAAGATGCTGCTTCTGCCGCCATCTATGGTGCCAGAGGTGCCTTTGGTGTTATCCTGATCACCACCAAGACCGGTAAGGCGGGCGAGATGGTGGTGAACTATTCCAACAACTTTGCCTGGACCACCCCCACCACCAGAACGGATTTCATTTCAGATCCCTACAAGTATGGAAAGACCGTGGATGCTGCCCTGTTCGGGTATAATGGTACCACCTACACCGGCTACAATGACCTGGACTGGGAGACGATCCGGATGGTAGCTAACGGCGAAATTGAGCCTTTCCATGAGCTGCAGGCAAACGGAACCTATAAGTTCTTCTACAACACCAACTGGTACGATTACCTATTCAAAAAGTACCAGTATTCCAACATGCACAACATCTCCGTATCCGGGGGAACCGAGAAGTTAAGAGGTTACCTGTCCGGAAGGGTTTATGACAGGGAAACGATCAACAACATCGCCGAGGGGGGCATGGACCGCTACAACCTGAAGGCCAATGTCACCTTTAAACCTAACAAATGGCTGGAGTTGTCTAATAATATCCTCTTCAACCAGGAGAAAGACGAGGAGTTCGGCGGCTTCCGAAACGGCTACGGCGGTATTTGGAGCACAACCACCTGGTACCAACTCTACCCGTTTGCACCTAACATGATTGACGGTGTGCCTACCGACGTGTTCGGGCAGGGCGGACCGGCTGCCATGGAGTATGGGCAGAACTGGGAGCGCAAAAATATCGAGGAGCTCACGAACACCTTCAGGGCGAAGGTTAATCCCCTGAAAAATCTCGAGTTCAACTTCAACTACAGCAACAGGTTTAATAATCAGGCCAGCTCTACCCGCCTTAACGAGTTTGAGTACCTGACCAGCACGCGTCTGGATCGGCAGACTGCTGGTGTCAATCGGCTTGGCGAGTGGCGCTGGAAGGACAACTATAACGCTTTGAACACCTACGGTACTTACTCGCTGAGCGTGGCCAACGACCATAACTTCAAGCTCATGGCAGGTTTTAACCAGGAGGAGTTTGAGCGGGACCGCGTTTTTGCCCAGCAAGGGGGGCTGCTGATCAGAGATCTTGCTAACCTGGCACTTGGTACAGAGATCATGGCTGCAGACGGAGCCTCGGAGCGCTGGGCCGTACGAGGGTACTTCGGACGCTTCAACTATGATTACGACGGCAAGTACCTGCTGGAGGTAAATGCCCGATACGACGGCTCTTCACGCTTCCCAACTGAGAGCAGGTGGGGCTGGTTCCCATCGGTATCGGCAGGCTGGCAGGTAAACCGGGAAAGCTTCTGGGAGCCGCTGGAGAACGCCGTGAGTTTCTTCAAGCTAAGAGCCTCGTATGGCTCCTTGGGCAACCAAAATATCTCCACCAACACTTTCCAGCAGACCATGAGCATTGGCAAATCTAATTGGTTGGACAATGGCCAGCCCATCATCTATGCCAGCGCGCCTAACCCGCTCCCTAAAGTAGTGAGCTGGGAGACAACCAGCACCATCAACTTCGGTGCTGACCTGGGCTTCCTCCGCAATAGACTGATGGCCTCCATCGATGTGTATGAGAAGAAAACAGAAGATATGTACCTGCCCGGCACGCCGCTGCCCGGAGTTTTCGGTGCCGCTGAGCCGAGGGAGAACTTAGCCTCCCTTAGAAACAGGGGCTTTGACCTGAGCCTGAGCTATAACAACAGCTTTGAGGTAGGAGGCTCGCCACTTCGTGTTTCAGCCACGGGCAGCGTGTCTAACTTCAAAGGTGTCATTACCAAGTTCGACAACCCGAACGGCCTGATGAGCACTTACTGGGAAGGACAGGAGTTGGGACAGATCTGGGGTTACCATGTAGCCGGGCAGTTTCAGTCGGATGAGGAGGCACAGGCCTACCAGAACTCTTTTGTAAACCCTTCCAACAGCCTGGGCAATGTGTACAACTACATCCTGAACGTGGTGCAGAACAACGACTGGAACAAGCTTCGCGCCGGTGACATCAAATATGTGGATGTAGACGGAGACGGCAGGATAGACCGGGGTAACTATACTTTAGAAGACCATGGCGACCTGCAGCCGATCGGGAATGCCATGCCGAAGTTCCCGTTTGGCTTTAACGTGAGCGCCAGTTGGAAAGGCTTTGACCTCTCTGTTGCCGGTGCCGGAGTAGCCAAGCAGAACTGGTACCCAACCGGTGATATTTACTGGGGCACCTACCAGCGTCCATACTTGTCTTTCCTGAGGGAAGACCTGGTGGATAACGCCTGGACCCCGGAGAAGCCCGGTAAATACCCGCAAATTGAAAGAGGTTATGCATCCCTGAACGGCGGCCGCTCCCTGTATGAGATGAACGACTATTACCTGGAGAACATCGGGTACCTGCGCGTGAAGAACATGACCTTCGGCTATACTTTACCGGAGGCACTGACCTCAAAAGTCAGCGTGAAAAAACTGCGGGTATACTTTAGCGGGGAGAACCTGCTCACCTGGCGATTCGGGGACCTGACCAGATATGTCGATCCGGAGCAGGCAGGGTCAGCCATCAACTACTCTAACCCCGGAAGCGCTGTCGGCAGAGCTGATTTGAGATCTTATCCTATGGGTAAAACTTATTCAATGGGTATCAACGTGACCCTTTAA
- a CDS encoding FecR family protein, giving the protein MESNQEQFDKANLILRHLRGELSPQEEKELELWLSSGEGNRRLFEKIKGEHEQALAFFSSLDTDAAWQRVASQTVAQEEQTRSLWRHTALWKYAAVITLILATSLVVYQTQVRKHSQLAGTARIAPEQQAEEILPGGDKAMLTFSDGSFFVLEELDNGTVREEKGVRVSKKDGLVSFEIADNRSEQVFFNTISTPVGGQYQVVLPDGSKVWLNSASSLHFPSAFVARERVVELTGEGYFEIAKNQQKPFIVKVNSATVEVLGTHFNVMSYANEGRITTTLLEGSVKVGNGNATKVLVPGQQASIGKDILLKEVDVDEAVAWKNGLFYFNNADIGTVMRQLERWYGIEASYSGEVPTKHFSGIISRDTEIDKVLEMLALTRAIEFRTEGRKIIVSSQ; this is encoded by the coding sequence ATGGAGAGCAATCAAGAACAATTCGATAAAGCCAACCTCATACTGAGGCATCTGAGAGGCGAGCTTTCGCCTCAGGAGGAGAAAGAGCTGGAGCTGTGGCTAAGCAGCGGGGAAGGGAACAGACGCCTGTTTGAGAAAATTAAAGGTGAGCATGAGCAAGCGCTGGCCTTCTTTTCCTCTCTGGACACTGATGCGGCCTGGCAGCGAGTTGCTTCACAAACGGTAGCGCAGGAGGAGCAAACAAGAAGCCTCTGGAGACATACAGCCTTATGGAAGTATGCTGCGGTCATCACACTTATACTTGCTACCTCACTTGTTGTCTACCAGACACAGGTAAGGAAGCACAGCCAGCTAGCAGGTACAGCCAGGATAGCGCCGGAGCAACAGGCAGAGGAGATCCTACCGGGCGGAGATAAGGCGATGCTTACCTTCAGCGACGGGTCTTTTTTTGTGCTGGAGGAGCTGGATAACGGCACGGTGCGCGAAGAAAAAGGGGTAAGGGTATCGAAAAAGGATGGCCTGGTATCTTTTGAAATAGCCGATAACAGGAGCGAGCAGGTCTTTTTCAACACTATTTCAACACCTGTGGGGGGGCAGTACCAGGTTGTGTTGCCCGATGGCAGCAAGGTGTGGCTAAACTCAGCGTCCTCGCTGCATTTTCCTTCGGCTTTTGTAGCGCGAGAGCGGGTCGTGGAGCTGACCGGGGAGGGCTACTTCGAGATCGCTAAGAATCAACAGAAACCATTTATAGTTAAGGTAAACTCGGCGACCGTGGAAGTGTTGGGAACCCACTTCAACGTGATGTCCTATGCCAACGAAGGGCGCATTACCACCACGTTGCTGGAAGGCTCTGTGAAAGTGGGGAATGGCAATGCCACGAAGGTGTTGGTGCCTGGTCAGCAAGCTAGTATAGGAAAAGATATCCTGCTGAAAGAGGTAGATGTTGACGAGGCGGTCGCCTGGAAAAATGGACTTTTTTACTTCAATAATGCGGACATAGGTACGGTGATGCGGCAACTGGAGAGATGGTACGGCATCGAGGCGTCTTACAGTGGAGAGGTGCCAACGAAGCATTTCTCGGGCATTATCTCCCGTGACACGGAGATTGATAAGGTGCTGGAAATGCTGGCTTTGACCCGCGCGATAGAATTCAGGACGGAGGGGCGAAAGATTATCGTCTCCAGCCAATAG
- a CDS encoding RNA polymerase sigma-70 factor, with amino-acid sequence MSIYKDPSMLEEGLFLKQLFDRYYARLVYFSAQIVGSKEAAEDIAQDAFIKCWNQREEIDKHELAIKSYLYSTVKHASLNAVRHQKVKANYAMHVNHMSVTEESLDEAIIFSEVLAELHHALDTLPESCQRISRMGYLEEMKNGEIAEELGISINTVKTQKQRALQLLRLKLKPGLYTFLLLMNQ; translated from the coding sequence ATGAGCATTTACAAAGATCCGTCTATGTTGGAAGAGGGTCTGTTCTTAAAGCAGCTTTTTGACCGTTATTATGCCCGATTGGTTTACTTTTCCGCTCAGATTGTGGGGAGCAAGGAGGCTGCCGAAGACATAGCGCAGGATGCCTTCATTAAGTGCTGGAACCAGAGGGAGGAGATTGATAAACATGAGCTGGCTATTAAAAGCTACCTCTACAGCACGGTAAAACACGCCAGCCTGAATGCAGTGCGCCATCAGAAGGTGAAAGCCAACTACGCCATGCATGTTAACCATATGTCGGTTACGGAAGAAAGCCTGGATGAAGCCATTATTTTCTCAGAGGTACTCGCTGAACTGCATCACGCCCTGGACACCCTTCCCGAGAGTTGCCAGCGCATCTCCAGAATGGGTTACCTGGAGGAGATGAAGAATGGGGAGATCGCTGAGGAACTCGGTATTTCTATAAACACCGTAAAGACACAAAAGCAAAGGGCCTTGCAACTGCTTCGCCTCAAGCTCAAACCCGGGCTGTATACCTTTCTGCTTTTGATGAACCAGTAA
- a CDS encoding alpha/beta fold hydrolase: MNVLKRNNITVKGKGQQPMLFAHGYGCDQNMWRHITPAFEEDYRIILFDHIGFGNSDTATYTKEHYSSLQAYAADILEICQELGLQDVIFVGHSVSAMIGVLAAIKEPERFSKLVLISPSPSFINDGDYVGGFTREAIEGLLESLEGDYLGWANTIAPVIMGNSDRPELSQELAGSFCKSHEGIARDFAHLTFLSDHRKDLPLVKTEALILQCSDDAIAPLSVGEYTHQHIQGSRLMVLQATGHCPNLSAPEETIAAMKSFL, from the coding sequence ATGAATGTACTTAAAAGAAACAACATAACGGTAAAAGGCAAAGGCCAGCAGCCGATGCTGTTTGCCCATGGCTACGGATGCGACCAGAACATGTGGCGCCATATCACGCCAGCCTTCGAAGAAGACTATCGGATAATTCTCTTTGACCACATTGGCTTTGGCAACTCCGACACAGCCACCTATACGAAGGAGCACTACTCTTCCTTGCAGGCCTATGCTGCCGATATCCTGGAGATATGCCAGGAGCTCGGGTTGCAGGACGTAATCTTCGTGGGCCACTCGGTAAGTGCCATGATCGGGGTACTGGCCGCCATCAAGGAACCAGAGCGCTTTTCGAAACTAGTGCTAATCAGCCCATCGCCTAGCTTCATCAACGACGGAGATTATGTTGGCGGCTTTACCAGGGAGGCGATAGAAGGCTTGCTTGAGTCGCTGGAAGGTGATTACCTGGGCTGGGCTAACACCATTGCTCCTGTCATTATGGGGAATTCTGATCGGCCTGAGCTGAGCCAGGAGCTGGCTGGGAGTTTCTGCAAGAGCCACGAAGGAATAGCCCGGGACTTTGCTCACCTCACCTTTCTCTCTGATCATCGAAAAGATTTGCCGTTGGTGAAGACCGAAGCATTGATCTTGCAATGCTCGGACGACGCAATTGCCCCTTTATCCGTAGGGGAGTATACGCATCAGCACATTCAGGGAAGCAGGCTGATGGTACTGCAAGCAACAGGCCATTGCCCAAACTTGAGTGCGCCTGAGGAAACGATAGCAGCGATGAAAAGCTTCCTGTAA